One window from the genome of Pyrus communis chromosome 16, drPyrComm1.1, whole genome shotgun sequence encodes:
- the LOC137720727 gene encoding hypersensitive-induced response protein 4-like → MGNSCCCCCTWVDQATIGVLERWGRFERLAEPGFHLLNPLAGQWVAGILSTRIASLDVRIETKTKDNVFVQLVCSIQYRVVRENADDAFYELQNPKEQIQAYVFDVVRALVPRMTLDELFEQKGEVAKAVLEELEKVMREYGYSIEHILMVDIIPDASVRKAMNEINAAQRLQLANVYKGEAEKVLQVKRAEAEAEAKYLGGVGVARQRQAITDGLRENILNFSGKVEGTSSKEVMDMIMITQYFDTMKDLGNSSKNTTVFLPHGPGHIRDIGDQIRNGLMEASSAQLNAE, encoded by the exons ATGGGCAATtcgtgctgctgctgctgcaccTGGGTAGACCAAGCGACAATAGGCGTCTTGGAGAGGTGGGGCCGGTTCGAGAGGCTCGCCGAACCCGGTTTCCACCTCCTGAACCCGTTGGCCGGTCAATGGGTCGCCGGTATCCTCTCCACCAGGATCGCCTCCCTCGACGTCCGCATCGAGACCAAAACCAAG GATAATGTGTTCGTGCAATTGGTGTGCTCGATACAATACAGGGTAGTGAGAGAGAACGCCGATGATGCGTTTTATGAGCTGCAAAACCCCAAAGAGCAGATTCAAGCTTATGTCTTTGATG TGGTTAGGGCTCTGGTGCCGAGAATGACGTTGGACGAGCTGTTTGAGCAGAAGGGTGAGGTTGCGAAAGCGGTGTTGGAGGAACTTGAGAag GTTATGAGAGAATATGGTTACAGCATAGAGCACATACTGATGGTTGACATTATACCTGATGCCTCTGTCCGCAAGGCAATGAACGAAATCAATGCAG CTCAAAGGCTCCAGCTTGCCAATGTATACAAGGGAGAAGCAGAGAAGGTGCTTCAAGTGAAAAGGGCAGAAGCTGAAGCAGAGGCCAAGTACCTTGGCGGAGTTGGTGTTGCCAGGCAGAGGCAGGCAATCACCGATGGATTAAGAGAGAACATCTTGAATTTCTCAGGCAAGGTGGAAGGCACCTCGTCAAAGGAGGTAATGGATATGATCATGATCACACAGTACTTTGACACGATGAAAGACCTTGGGAACTCATCGAAAAACACTACAGTTTTTCTACCCCATGGTCCGGGTCACATTAGGGACATCGGTGATCAAATACGCAACGGCCTAATGGAGGCATCTAGTGCTCAGCTAAATGCCGAGTAA
- the LOC137721144 gene encoding uncharacterized protein, which yields MACWSAENATKAYLNTLKMGQKANEPDVIEFISALAAGNNAQLMVVACAGAADSKTLALAAAAQQTGGRVVCILRSNEELHLSEKVLGVNVCHIEFVIGEAQNLLLNYYKEADFVLIDCNLKNHEAVLRAVQVGRKHNGATVVGHNAFGKGSWRSGGSRTQLLPIGGGLLVTRIAAENDTAKMIGKKSHWVVRVDKCTGEEHVFRVRSSIPHEKGISA from the exons ATGGCTTGCTGGTCTGCTGAGAATGCCACAAAAGCCTACCTCAATACCCTCAAAATG GGTCAGAAGGCAAACGAGCCAGATGTGATCGAGTTCATTTCAGCCCTAGCAGCAGGCAACAACGCACAGCTAATGGTTGTTGCATGCGCTGGAGCTGCCGACTCCAAAACCCTAGCCCTAGCTGCCGCTGCTCAGCAAACTGGCGGCAGGGTTGTATGCATTCTTCGCAGTAACGAAGAATTACACTTGTCTGAAAAAGTCCTCGGCGTCAACGTTTGTCACATTGAGTTTGTTATTGGAGAAGCTCAAAATCTTCTTTTAAATTACTACAAGGAGGCGGATTTCGTGCTCATCGATTGCAACCTCAAGAACCACGAGGCAGTTCTTAGAGCGGTACAGGTGGGGAGAAAGCACAACGGAGCTACTGTTGTGGGGCATAACGCTTTCGGAAAAGGATCGTGGCGGTCCGGTGGATCGAGGACTCAGTTGTTGCCTATCGGAGGAGGGTTGCTGGTTACAAGAATAGCAGCAGAAAATGATACTGCAAAAATGATTGGAAAAAAGAGTCATTGGGTTGTGAGGGTTGATAAATGCACTGGTGAAGAGCATGTGTTTAGGGTTAGATCATCGATTCCACATGAGAAAGGGATTTCAGCTtag